GTCTTCATAACTTTGCTTCAAGCTATGCTTCCCTTCTTGTAGTTCCATTTTGATTTCAGCTAAGGCTTCGGTAATGGCCTGGGATTCAGCAGAGGAGATAATGCCTTGTTTGGCTAACATGGCGGCATGCGTTTGACTTCCTTGAATATCGTAGGCATAGAGCACATGGTCAAAGGCTAAAGACGCATTAAATTCAACAGCTAATGGATCTAGGGGCTTTTTAAATCGCCCGCCCCACGTTTTATTACTCATGTTGACCTCCTAGATGAACCATGCCATAGACTTTGGCCGATAAGGAAAATAAATTAATAAATCCTTCGGCATCTTGTTGCTTATAGACACTGTCTTCTTCAAAGGTTGCCAAAGCGGGTTGATGCAGACTGAATGGCGAATGCATGCCACAGGGAATCATATTTCCTTTGAATAATTTCAGTTTGACGGTACCTGTTATGTGCTTTTGAGTCACATTGATCAATGCGTCTAAAGCGTCTTTGGTTTGGGTAAACCATCGTCCTTCATAGACAAGATTGGCATAGGTTGATTGTAACGATTGTTTCAAGTGTAAAGTGGCTCTATCGAGACAAAGGCTTTCTAACATTTGATGCGCTTTATACAACACTGCCGCAGCAGGAGCCTCATAAATACCTCTGATTTTCATCCCTACTAATCTATTTTCAATGATGTCTGCCACACCAATACCATGCTCTCCAGCCTTAGCATTAAGAAGATTAAGTAACAGCACGGGATCCATGGGGGTATCATTTAATGCTACAGGAACACCTTTTTTAAAATGAATACTCATCAATTCCGCCGTATTTGGTGTTTTCTCAATGGGATTAGTCATAAGCAATACATCATCAGGTCTTTCTTGTGCTGGATCTTCTAATACTCCACCCTCGTGAGAGATATACCAAATATTGTGATCTCTGGAGTAAGGGGATTTAGGGGTGACAGGAACGTCTATGCCATGGGCTTTGGCATAGTCTATCGCTTGTTGCCTTGATTTGATTTCCCAATGTCGCCAGGGGGCAATAATTTGTAGATTGGGTGCCAGGGCTTTAACGGTGTATTCAAATCGGACTTGATCATTGCCTTTGCCCGTTGCTCCATGAGCTATGGCTTCAGCCTGTTCAACAGCGGCGATTTCTACCAATTTTTGCGCTATAAGTGGTCGAGAAATGGTTCCTAGGATGTACTGATCTTCATAGAGTGCGCCTGATTTCAGTAAAGGCCAAAGATAGTCGCTGACAAATTCATTTTGTACATCGCAAACATAAGCTTTTACTGCACCACTTTTGATGGCTTTGTGTTTAATGGCCTCTAAATTTTCTTTTTGTCCTAAATCACAAATGACGGCAATAATTTCGACTTGCGGATAATGTTCCTTCAACCAAGGAATCATCACTGAAGTATCGAGGCCACCGGAATAAGCTAAGACAATCTTTTTAATTTGAGGATTCATGGTTTGCTCCTGACAATTGTTGTTTTAAATAATCAATGGGGTTAGTAAAATCTGTAGGTTTGACGTCGGTGATTAAATTCCCGCCTTTCAGTACGACCAATCGATCTGCTACTTGAGTGAGAAAGGCCAAATCATGGGAGGCAATAACCATGGTTACTCCCATAGCCTGTACTGATTTAAGTAGGGAGGAGATCTCTTCGGTTATTACCGTATCCAGACCTGAAGTCGGTTCATCACACAGCAATAAAGACGGACTCATCATTAAGCTACGTGCTAGCGCTACTCGTTGCTTTTGTCCTCCAGATAATTGGTGTGGCAAACAAGAGGCTTTATTTTTTATGCCCAAAGTATCCAACATGCTTAACGCATTTTCTTGTATTTCTTCTATGCTGCTCGCTAATTCAGCCTTAGATTTTTTCTGTTTTTTATTGTGTAATTGAGGAGCATACGTTAAATTTTTAAGCACGCTCATATGCGGAAAAAGCTGGAAGTCTTGAAACATAAAGCCGCTTTGCCCAGCAACTTTAATACTGCCAGAGCTTAAATTTTCTAATTGTTGAATGCACCTTAATAAGGTGGATTTACCACTGCCTGATGGACCTGCCAGCCCGAGAATTTGGTGTTCTTCAAGGGTTAAATTAATATTATTTAATACGGCAACTGAGCCGAAGCTTTTTGAAGCATTAGCAATGTGTAGCATAGGAGCCTCCATTAGCGATTTTTTTGCCTACATGCTCAATGAGTAAAACCAAGGTGTAGTAATAAACTCCGGCAATACATAAGGGTAGAAAGTAAGTAAATTGCTCAGCCGCAATAGATTGTGCTTTGCGCATTAAATCCATGCCGCCAATAGTGGAGATTAAGGCAGTTTCTTTCGCTAAAGCGATGGTTTCATTGATTAATGCGGGAAGAATATTTTTAACCACTTGCGGTAAAATAATATCTTTCCACAGATAAAAATTAGGTATTGCTAAAGAGCTCGCTGCTTCAAATTGACCCTTAGGCAATTGTTCAATACCCGCTCTGATTATTTCTGCAATATAAGCTGAGCTATTGAGACCAAAAGTGAGTACTCCTGCAAGCATAATATCGGGCCTTACCCCGATTAGCCCTGGTAAGGAAAAATAAATGAAGCTCAGCTGTAAAATAACAGGAGTGCCTCTCATGATGGAAATAAATCTATTGATTATTCCCTGAGCAATGCCTTGGTGTCTAACTATGGCCAAGGCAGTCCCGCCTAATAAACCCATAAATAAACCACCAACCAGTAGCTTTAGCGTTAAGACGATGCCGTTACCTATGAATAGAATATTGTGTATTACTTCTTCCATTGGACACCCTCCAACCATTGCTGTTGTAGTTTTGCTATGGCCCCTGAATCTTGTAATTTCTGCAATGCTTGATTCACTTGGGTGGTAAATGGCGAATTTTTCGCTAAGGCAATGCCATAACCATCATCAGATTTGGCAATTAACGCAAAAGATAATCCCGGGTTTTTCTGACTAAAAACAAGGCCCTGAGCTCCATCCATGATAACCGCTTCTACGTGCCCGGCTTTGAGTGCTTCTATTGCTTGGTTATTATTATTCATGCTAATAAGTTCTGCCGTGGGCGCGTATTTTTTTGTCCATAATTCCATAGTAGTCCCTAACTGACAGGCTAATTTTTTGTGGGCTAGTTTCTCCGTTGAATCAAGGGGATGTTCTGTTTTAAATACCACGGCCATACTTTCAAAATAGTAGGGGGTGCTGAAATCTAAATTGACTTGGCGCTCGGGGGTAATGGTTATGGTGGAGATAGCCATATCATCTTGGCCAAAGGATACTGCAGGCAAAATGCTGCTGAATTGCATATTATCAAAAACGGCTTCCTTTCCTAATTCTTTAGCGATTAATTTCGCTAGATCTATATCAAATCCTTTGAGTTCCCCGTGGTCTAAATATTCAAATGGTGGATATTCTGCTGAAGTAGCAAAATGTAGGGTATTGGGTTTTTCTTCTCCACTACATCCTGATAGTGCAATCGTTGATAAAATAAGTATGCTTGTGGTTAATAATTTCATTGTAAGTATATATCCAAAAAATATCCATTTATTCAATTTATCCAGTTAAAGTGAATTTGTCAATGGATAAATGAATATATTTTCATATTTTTGGATATTTATTCATTTATTTTGAATGATAAATAATGGTTGATTGGCTTATCATTCAGACTTTTTCTTTGTTAGTTATAGTGCAGCGAAGAGTTTCCTGATTGTGGCACAGTGCGTTTTTCGAGAGATTCTTCGCTGCGTTCTGAATGACAGAAAAGACCTCTTGTGATATTATATTGAACAATTGTGTTTGATATTTAATAGAACAATATGAGTAAAATAAAACGAATATTGGCGGCAGCAATAAGACATGTACGTCACATTTGTATATTGGGTTCTTCAAATAAAAGCAGCGATATGGAAAAAACAAATGGCTGGGTCTTTTTCCCCCAGTTTCGCTATAATTATTCAGGACGCTATGTAAAGAAGAAGGATAAATGGATTTTTTCCAGCGATGATCCTATGGCAACCCTAGCCGTCGATCTTAAGTACACTGTAAAGTATCCAGGGGTGGATCCGTTCATCGATCCGCAATTTGCCTTAGAAGAGCAGCACAAAGACGTATTGT
This Legionella fallonii LLAP-10 DNA region includes the following protein-coding sequences:
- a CDS encoding amino acid ABC transporter ATP-binding protein produces the protein MLHIANASKSFGSVAVLNNINLTLEEHQILGLAGPSGSGKSTLLRCIQQLENLSSGSIKVAGQSGFMFQDFQLFPHMSVLKNLTYAPQLHNKKQKKSKAELASSIEEIQENALSMLDTLGIKNKASCLPHQLSGGQKQRVALARSLMMSPSLLLCDEPTSGLDTVITEEISSLLKSVQAMGVTMVIASHDLAFLTQVADRLVVLKGGNLITDVKPTDFTNPIDYLKQQLSGANHESSN
- a CDS encoding ABC transporter substrate-binding protein, whose amino-acid sequence is MKLLTTSILILSTIALSGCSGEEKPNTLHFATSAEYPPFEYLDHGELKGFDIDLAKLIAKELGKEAVFDNMQFSSILPAVSFGQDDMAISTITITPERQVNLDFSTPYYFESMAVVFKTEHPLDSTEKLAHKKLACQLGTTMELWTKKYAPTAELISMNNNNQAIEALKAGHVEAVIMDGAQGLVFSQKNPGLSFALIAKSDDGYGIALAKNSPFTTQVNQALQKLQDSGAIAKLQQQWLEGVQWKK
- a CDS encoding argininosuccinate synthase, encoding MNPQIKKIVLAYSGGLDTSVMIPWLKEHYPQVEIIAVICDLGQKENLEAIKHKAIKSGAVKAYVCDVQNEFVSDYLWPLLKSGALYEDQYILGTISRPLIAQKLVEIAAVEQAEAIAHGATGKGNDQVRFEYTVKALAPNLQIIAPWRHWEIKSRQQAIDYAKAHGIDVPVTPKSPYSRDHNIWYISHEGGVLEDPAQERPDDVLLMTNPIEKTPNTAELMSIHFKKGVPVALNDTPMDPVLLLNLLNAKAGEHGIGVADIIENRLVGMKIRGIYEAPAAAVLYKAHQMLESLCLDRATLHLKQSLQSTYANLVYEGRWFTQTKDALDALINVTQKHITGTVKLKLFKGNMIPCGMHSPFSLHQPALATFEEDSVYKQQDAEGFINLFSLSAKVYGMVHLGGQHE
- a CDS encoding amino acid ABC transporter permease, whose translation is MEEVIHNILFIGNGIVLTLKLLVGGLFMGLLGGTALAIVRHQGIAQGIINRFISIMRGTPVILQLSFIYFSLPGLIGVRPDIMLAGVLTFGLNSSAYIAEIIRAGIEQLPKGQFEAASSLAIPNFYLWKDIILPQVVKNILPALINETIALAKETALISTIGGMDLMRKAQSIAAEQFTYFLPLCIAGVYYYTLVLLIEHVGKKIANGGSYATHC